A region from the Hyalangium gracile genome encodes:
- a CDS encoding SLC13 family permease, with product MLDTRASIQALLGHFEFSSGRALVKISMSLLVAGLVAYLPAYADLSSPGRHALFILLVAAGLWLTEAMAAFAVALVVIALEILLLGRLGRGAGQEEAWLMFLRPWASPIIWLFLGGFALARAASRTGLDRAMAERVLDWSRGHPGRTLVGTMALTFTLSMFMSNTATTAMMLATVGPLVAGAQHGTPFARALLLGIPVSANLGGMGTLIGSPPNAIAAAALEVSRPLSFSTWMVAALPPALLLIGAVWLLLRRLHPHDTGKVELAPAAPHPEHPVRLPRWKAWLVVGVFFLTVGLWMTGELHGIPLPVVSFLPVTLFAAAGVLEDRDVRGFQWDVLLLVAGGLSLGVAVSETGLARWLVGFVPVDTLGRLTLALMLAYLASILSNFMSNTAAANILVPLGAALGGEVDPSVVVPIALSASAAMCLPISTPPNALVFATGQVPARAFLRPGLLVGLLAPPLAVLWASVVL from the coding sequence ATGCTGGATACACGCGCCTCCATCCAGGCTCTGCTCGGCCACTTCGAGTTCTCATCAGGTCGGGCCCTGGTGAAGATCTCCATGAGCCTGCTGGTGGCGGGGCTGGTGGCCTATCTCCCGGCATACGCGGACCTGTCATCGCCGGGGCGGCATGCCCTGTTCATCCTCCTGGTGGCCGCGGGGCTGTGGCTCACCGAGGCCATGGCCGCGTTCGCGGTGGCGCTCGTCGTCATCGCCCTGGAGATCCTGCTGCTGGGGCGACTGGGGCGAGGCGCCGGCCAGGAGGAGGCCTGGCTGATGTTCCTGCGCCCCTGGGCCAGCCCCATCATCTGGCTCTTCCTGGGCGGCTTCGCCCTGGCGCGCGCCGCCTCTCGCACGGGGCTGGACCGAGCCATGGCGGAGCGGGTGCTGGACTGGTCGCGCGGGCACCCCGGGCGCACGTTGGTGGGCACCATGGCGCTCACCTTCACCCTGTCCATGTTCATGTCCAACACGGCCACCACCGCGATGATGCTGGCCACGGTGGGCCCGCTGGTGGCCGGGGCGCAGCACGGCACGCCCTTCGCGCGGGCGCTGCTGCTGGGCATCCCGGTGTCCGCCAACCTGGGGGGCATGGGCACGCTCATCGGCAGCCCGCCCAACGCCATCGCCGCCGCGGCGCTGGAGGTGTCCCGGCCCCTGAGCTTCTCCACGTGGATGGTGGCGGCGCTCCCGCCGGCGCTGCTGCTCATCGGCGCGGTGTGGCTCCTGCTGCGGCGCCTCCACCCGCACGACACCGGCAAGGTGGAGCTGGCGCCCGCGGCTCCTCACCCGGAGCACCCGGTGCGGCTCCCGCGCTGGAAGGCATGGCTGGTGGTGGGCGTCTTCTTCCTCACCGTCGGGCTGTGGATGACGGGTGAGCTGCATGGCATCCCCCTGCCCGTGGTCTCCTTCCTGCCCGTCACCCTGTTCGCCGCGGCGGGTGTGCTGGAGGATCGCGATGTGCGCGGCTTCCAGTGGGATGTGCTGCTGCTGGTGGCGGGGGGGCTGTCGCTGGGCGTGGCGGTGTCCGAGACGGGGCTGGCGCGCTGGCTGGTGGGCTTCGTGCCGGTGGACACGCTGGGCAGGCTGACGCTGGCGCTGATGCTGGCCTACCTGGCCTCCATCCTCTCCAACTTCATGAGCAACACCGCGGCCGCCAACATCCTGGTGCCCCTGGGCGCGGCGCTCGGCGGCGAGGTGGATCCGAGCGTGGTGGTGCCCATCGCCCTGAGCGCCTCGGCGGCCATGTGCCTGCCCATCTCCACGCCTCCCAACGCGCTGGTCTTCGCCACCGGGCAGGTGCCCGCGCGCGCCTTCCTGCGCCCCGGCCTGCTGGTGGGGCTGCTGGCTCCGCCCCTGGCGGTGCTCTGGGCCAGCGTGGTGCTCTGA